From the genome of Prevotella herbatica, one region includes:
- the ung gene encoding uracil-DNA glycosylase, producing MDVKIEESWRKYLGEEFDKQYFVNLTSMVRDEYLHGECYPPGHLIFNAFNLCPFDKVKVVIIGQDPYHEPGQAMGLSFSVPDGVVMPPSLINIFKEIQMDLGKPMPKTGDLTRWVDQGVLLLNATLTVKAHMANSHQRLGWTEFTDAAIKALSDNREGLVFMLWGGFARGKKYLIDNSKHFVLECVHPSPLSANRGGWFGNHQFSKCNEYLVSRGETPVEW from the coding sequence ATGGATGTAAAGATTGAAGAAAGTTGGAGAAAGTATCTTGGTGAAGAGTTTGACAAGCAGTATTTTGTTAATCTCACATCAATGGTACGTGATGAATATCTGCATGGAGAATGTTATCCTCCTGGACATTTGATATTCAATGCCTTCAATCTTTGCCCATTCGATAAAGTGAAGGTGGTGATAATAGGTCAGGATCCATATCATGAACCTGGTCAGGCTATGGGATTGAGCTTTTCTGTTCCTGATGGCGTTGTTATGCCACCTTCACTTATTAATATTTTTAAGGAGATCCAGATGGACCTAGGAAAGCCTATGCCGAAAACTGGAGATCTGACAAGATGGGTGGACCAAGGAGTGTTGCTGCTTAATGCAACGCTGACTGTAAAAGCTCACATGGCGAATAGTCATCAGCGACTTGGCTGGACGGAATTTACTGATGCGGCTATAAAGGCTCTTAGCGACAATCGTGAAGGATTGGTGTTTATGCTTTGGGGTGGTTTTGCTCGTGGAAAGAAATATCTTATTGATAATAGCAAACATTTTGTATTGGAATGTGTGCATCCGTCTCCACTATCAGCCAATCGTGGTGGATGGTTTGGTAACCATCAGTTTTCAAAATGTAATGAATATCTAGTAAGTAGGGGAGAGACTCCTGTGGAATGGTGA